GAAACCGATATAAAATTAAAGCAAAGTAGTATTTTATTAATCATTGAAAACAAACAGGATTTGAGCTTCAGAATCAAATATATTTGATTTGGCAATATAGTATATATAATATATCTGGCTTCGAATCTGACATTTTGAAAACTTTCAACTTTCAGGGAGCAACAATTAAATAGCAGGTTTCTCCTGCTTGTTGTCAAGAAGATCTAGGCTTGACTCAGGAGTTACAGGGGACATTTGTAGTGGTTCCTAGTTACATAGTAGAGTCCCAGTGCTTTGCAGTTAAGTCCTGTCTTGGGATGGGGGGAGAAACTGGATTCAGTTTGCCTTTAATGCtgaaaatatagtggtacctcggtttgcgaccgcctcgggGAGCGACAGCTTTGGTTTCCAACCactgcggacccagaagtgtttacatctgggttccacggCGCTCGGATGTGCAGAGGCGatctgtgcagtgtgtgtgtgtgcgcagaagcgctctattggcgcttcacgcatgtgcagaagcgtgcctcggggagcgacAAACTCGGGGAGTGACTggctccctggaaccaattgtggtcgcaaaccacTGTATCAACTTTGTATTTTCTGAAACAAAGTTCTCTAACCAATGTTTACAAACATGCACATAGCTGGGGaaatatgtataaaaatgaatatattagtgaaaacagcatgcaaaacaTACAgtaacatattgggggggggggaaatccttgcaaaatgtgtacattagtcaaaatctCAGGCAAAATGTATGCGTTCGGTGAAtatagcactaaaatgctggaaaattttcatgagggttttttaaatgaaaaattgcaaactgctgcagcatcttggagaactgcatttaagattctagttacaggtaggtagccgtgttggtctgccgtagtcaaaacaaaataaaaaaaattcctttcagtagcaccttagagaccaactaagtttgtcataggtatgagctttcgtgtgcatgcacacaaaccatttaccactctcaactggagttactggaaaaaacaaaaaaacaaaaaactctctaaactggtatctgaagaagtgtgcatgcacacgaaagctcataccaaagacaaacttagttggtctctaaggtgctactggaaggaattttttttattttgttttgactatggcagaccaacacggctacctacctgtaactagaaccatggAAGGCCGTAAATTACTTCCTTTGCAAGGATAAAGAAAAAGTCAGTTGTAATGTGGCCTTTCTTTGTTTGGTATAAAAGGTCCTCAGTGAGTGTCCTTGGCAACCACCACCAGCTTTTGTATTTCATGCACAATTCAGCATGTTCGTTGCAAGTAGAGGTTTATCAAGTAGGAATGTATTCTGAGGTTGCCTCCAATCCGGATTGGGAAACTGTAATTATATCAGGAAGAAAGATGATCTCATATCACACAACTTTTTATTTCACTGGAATTCTGATTAACAGTTTAAAAAGGGACCtgctttctgtgtgtgcatgagtTTTACTTTTAAACCATAAAACTCTGAATCAAAactgctgtgagggacaggggatatcgcgaagtccctcccctcctgagttcaagcccgtccccgagcaaaggggaaagcagggagagttccgattccagtggggaagcaggaagtcgtgtccgaggctcaggcaaggtagaggagccagggtcccaggtgggacaggaaggggcaagtaaggggggaagacccatccccccaactccagaattacgcaggaagaggaggggcaagaggatgggtctgccaaagcttttgtgttggagaaagacgcgccaaaagccattaggaggttctgaaaccgactgacaacatcgctccgtgtaaatagcaatgacttgagcactgtaaatacgcagcaccaataaaagaataaaatgcagagctgcgtagcgtcgttactctgaagtagtccactccggccactgtgacagcaacctcctaatcatttttgggctactttggagttgccgggatgagcgtgtcagaggcggagaagtggcggcagatcgctgagcaagcccagctagaactgcaacagctgtcgctgcaggcgcagggagaattgaaggcagctaaagaggagactaagaaggtccaggacgaccgggtacaacttgcggaacaggtgagagagcttcaggaaaaagagcagcatttaagggcggtggcggtagacctccaaaacaagctggatgcagagaaaaacaaggcgggaggggcaccccaagtccaagtgctgccaggaaggagagccgggaccctagtaagcaagttcaatggagacccgaaggagtttcagggctttgagactgagattgtgtatgctcttgagctgcaccacgatgagttccctgatgatgagcacagagtagcgtttattgtggagcaccttacaggggcggccagggagtggctaagaccgttaattgcaacaaggaatccttgcatgaagaatgtcaaactatttctagaaggtttgaaaacgatgtattcgtccgatagtcatatggaccagactaaggaggaacttcataatttacgccaaggaaatatgacagttcgcgcgtattgggcgaaattcaccatgctggtgcacagattggggtgggatctggagtcggccccaatgcaagcggcgttctacttggggttgcatgaggaggtgaaggatgagctctcgagaggtccaaagcccagtaatatggatcaactgagcaaagcggctctggcggtgggggtgaggcaggaatccaggtggagcgacaagcaagcaacgcgcgcaaagcgggcttggttcccacggtcgcaggagaagccactccctcaacaacccgttcaagccacgcctggggccagtcaggaccaggaacccatgcagattgatagcgcgcgcgcgcgggcttttcaaaccccagcggcgccaagacgcaaggagggaaggggtgggaattgctttctctgcaactccccccagcatctcgtcagagactgcccacatcgcagggagtggcaaggaaaggcgggaacggttgtgccctcccccactgacgcagcaccacagcagggaaacgggaaagcctggctgcaggagacaaggggcggcagccaggcacagtcagcagacaacagccccagcccacccacccgcacagagaggagcagagccagcccacccctcccagagcaggagtggttctagaagtgacgctcacgctccctaatggctatcccctgacagtcctcgccttaattgacagtggggcgtcagcgaacttcttctcgaggaactttgcagaagagcaccagatccagcttctgcagctggattttcctctgcacgtggcaaccattgacggcagagagctgctgggaggggccatcactcatcaaaccccccccatgagaatgacggttggacggcactcagagacactggcattcaacgtcaccaccatctcagaccccccaatcgttttgggcatgagctggctggcgcgccacgacccctccataagttggcatcagagatgcatcacttttggatcggacttttgcctggaacattgcatgcagcaccaaccaggggaggggcctccgatagccacggtggccaccatgcacgtcaaagggggtgaggcgatacccaaaccatactgggacctgcaggaggtcttcagcgaagcggagtccgaccacctgcccccacacaggccttttgactgccagatcaacctggtgcctggggcaactatacccccagccaagctgtacgccatgtcagaccaggaactggaggatctgcgcgctttcatcgacaagaacctcaagcgggggttcatcagagaaagcaaggcagcagggggcagcccggtcttctgggtggacaagaaagacacgcaacagcgccgtcttgtggtggattttagacggctgaattcggtgacagagccagtggctttccccatgcccagagtggatgatctcctgacagcggcacgcaggggcaagattttcaccaagctagacctgaggggggcgtacaacttgatcaggatccgggaaggcgatgagtggaaaaccacgatgttcacgcctctgggctcttttgaatatctggtgatgcccttcgggttgcaagggggctcagcatgcttccaggccttcatgcaccacgtcctggggtccctactcttcaggaaatgcttggtctttctggatgacatccttatttactccaacgacccagtgcagcacgtgaaggacgtcagggaggtgttacagcgcctgaaggagaaccacctgtatgtgaagctggagaagtgcaagtttcacaccaaggaggtggacttcctgggctacaagctgtctgacaaggggctagcgatggacaaggacaaggtgcagaccatcctggactggcacagccccaggacgcgcaaagatgcccaacgcctactaggctttgccaacttctacaggaagttcatcaagaacttctctcgagttacggctcccatcactgactgcctgagaggcaagcagaagttcaggtggacaccagaggcgcaagcagcgttcgaaagcctcaagagggtgttcgcctcagaccagaacctgttccacgtggttcaggacgcgcccctacgcattgagacagatgcttctgataaggctgtgggcgccattttgttgcaactggacgccaacagagagtggagaccctgtgccttcttctccaggaagttgacccagcccgagcgaaactacacagtttttgatcgggaacttcttgcgatccacgcggcgttccagcactggagacacttcctggtgggcgccaagcaccccatccaggtgtgcacagaccacaagaacctggagttctggagaactgccagggtgctcaaccagaggcagatacggtgggcagagttcttctcgaacttcaacttctccatacactacatcccaggagagcagaatgtcagggcggatgccctctcccgcaagccagagtacatggaggaggaggcgccaccagccccaaggcacattttccccccgtcggcatggtcctgcggagcaacagtggtgagcgaggcagaactcacagcactgacggcagcggatgaatttgccgaccgcatcttcagagaactgagaggggggagggagcaggcaaaagactttgcagaacgcagagggctgcttttctacaagggtgcgctgtacctacccaccacccagcttcgacgtacggtcctcaagcagatgcacgacaacccaacagcggggcattttggaagggacaagaccactcacctagtcatgagacacttctggtggccaggggtgagggaagatattcgagactatgtaaggggctgtaccacctgccagcgggcgaaggtggtcagagcagcgccaccagggttgctggagcccttagccacaccacacaggccgtgggaagtggtgtccatggacttcatcacagatctgccttcgtccaggggtaagactgcattgttggtggtggtggacctcatgtccaaaatgtgtcactttataccgtgtgccagggcagtctcggcagaagagacagccaaactgtttgtggatcacgttttcagactgcatggattacctttaagggttatttcggatcgtggccgccaatttgtttccaggttctggcggcggctcatgaacctcctgcaggtggaggtcagcttgtcgacggctagacacccgcagaccaacggacaagcggagagggtcaacgccattctgcagcagtacctgagatgttacgtcagccagcggcaaacggactgggtggatcgcctgccactagcagaatttgcctacaacaatgcagtgcacgtctccacaggggtgtcgccctttaaggccaattacgggcgcgacctcagatctttcccagagagggagggggaggaggaggaggagggcccacaggctgaggattgggcagaggaactggagacggtgcaccagcagctcagagaacacttggagagggccaaggaagcgtacaaaaagggggcagatcgccacaggcgacaaggggaggtcatcagggtgggggacaaggtgtggttgtcctcggagggccttcccaccagagggaggtgcaaaaagctggcacccaaatggctgggccccttcacggtcacgcaacaggtcaacccggtggcatacaggctggcactgccagaggacatgagggtgcatccagtgtttcatagatcgctgctgtcgccgtacagggaaagcagcaggctccgagacagcgaacaaacccccgagggagggggggagagagaaagcagggagcaactcaatgaggccacggccatcctggattcaaggtggggggtggggggcctggagtacctcatggcatgggaggatgctccaccgtcccagaatgaatgggtccccgccactcagatacaggaggaattcttggtggaagaatttcacgccctctttccccacagacccaagccctggcacatggagagggagggggaggaggaggaggcacgggagaacagctcaccatggcgctgggaagcggagtttgaggaaccagaggatgaggtatgggtgtcgccaagatccacccagtcagaggaaggagcagattggcaaaacatttttacccccaccagctctgacgccacggactttttgggattcccgtcctcccaggcggaaggggggggctcgcaggactggggggaggtgttcacaccaacgggctcggagagcaccgagtttttaggcttccagtcgtcaccgacgcatggggggggcctggggaggggtgaaggagagcttgggaggggggtggatgtgagggacaggggatatcgcgaagtccctcccctcctgagttcaagcccgtccccgagcaaaggggaaagcagggagagttccgattccagtggggaagcaggaagtcgtgtccgaggctcaggcaaggtagaggagccagggtcccaggtgggacaggaaggggcaagtaaggggggaagacccatccccccaactccagaattacgcaggaagaggaggggcaagaggatgggtctgccaaagcttttgtgttggagaaagacgcgccaaaagccattaggaggttctgaaaccgactgacaacatcgctccgtgtaaatagcaatgacttgagcactgtaaatacgcagcaccaataaaagaataaaatgcagagctgcgtagcgtcgttactctgaagtagtccactccggccactgtgacaactgcGATTGGAAATTCAGATTCATTTTGTGGCTTGAATTCTGCAACCTATACCGTCAActgggtttttaatttatttgtatttttgagTAGTCTTAAGGATTCTGCTCGGCGTTTGTGTTCAGGGCTTAATGGATGTGAGATTAGATTGCATGTTTCTAAGTATATAAACCTTTTACGGCTGATTCCGTTAGTATTTTTGAGCTTGTAAAGAACAAGTCTCTGAACCTGGTATCTGTTGAACTCGGGGGGATTTTGTAGGATTGCGATGATGTTGTACTGCCTGTACAATTCTAGTTGAGAGAagcaaaataagaagaaaaatactGCAAGGTAATAAATGTGCGGGAAGAATGTATGGTATGATGCAAAAGACCTTAGATGTTGCATTATAGCTAAATGCCCAGTAGAAGAAACACCTATTTCAAAGCAAGCAATCTCTTTCAGATACAATGAAGATTCTTCACCAGGCACATGGCTCTAAGGTACATCTTACTCCCCTCCTAAATCTTTCTAAATTTAATTTGTTCAAGCTGGAAGGTGCCTGCCTTCTAGTAGGGTATAATGTTATTTGACTACTCCATATTTATTTTCACCCCTTCCGCCCTCTACATTTCTAGACCAATGAACTCGTCGTGAGTTTAGAAGACGACGACAAACTCATTTTGGCAGAGGACAGCACCCTGAAAGCCGCTGGCATAGGTTGGTAGTGGGCTGTGATTGACTGAGGCTTGTTGTGCTTGTCATTATCCTGTTTGGATAGCCTGCTGAAAAGCAAATGCTAAAACTGAGGCTCCGTACGCAACCTGACTATTATTGAGGACCAGTGTGTGTATGTACTTAATGTACATTCAAATCATTGGGTTCGAGGGCCCCATGTACCTTTCTTCAGAATGCTAATGGGGGTATtccctctgtcgtcccccccaCCGTGAAATAAAAAGGTTATGCTTGGAATTCTGTTGAGGGTAATTTTAAATGACTGACAGCTTGGTTCTTCGTACTGTACCTGCCCCATCTTTTCAGCAACGTTGAAACTGAATTGTTCGGCTGGAAATTGAAGCAGTGTAACTAGAGAGTCACCAAGATCACCGCTGGGTGGGTGTAAACTTTTGCTCCACACAAGCCAGCTGAACTTCTGAGACATTTGTTGAGCAGGTAGCGATCACATCTCATTCGATTCACGTTACGAAAACGAAAAGTAAGCTTTTGGGTTGATACTCTGGCTGGCCTGTGAGGTAGTCAAACTACTCAGGCTTACTGATAGCTCAAGAGGAGAGCTAGGTTCTGGTCTTTTGTTTACTGGACCAGCAAGCTTCCTAGTTAACTGCTGAGAttttaaatatatgcatttcaaaataatttttttattggctTTTAAACAAGTACAAATACAATATCCACTAAACACTTATCCCTTGTCTCTATACACTCACTTACATATTCAGCAATCAAATGTATTACTTGACGAAGAGATTTTAAATATTAAATCAGTAAGGTGCCTTAGGGCATTTCTGCATTCGATTAATTTTGGGGATTGGTAAGATCCCAACCTGGtatttccagatgtttgggactataactctCCATCATCCTTAGCTCTTGCTGGtgggggctcatgggagttgtagtgcaaaacaccaGGAGGGCACCTGACTGGAAAGCTGATGTAAGTGTTGTTAAAAGCTCTGCACCTATAGGGGAGCTTCATTATGAGACAATGATACGCTGCTGCCTGCACGGCTGGCCTCTTTCTCCTGGCAGCAGGATGTGCTAGCAGAAATACGGTTTTGCTACTGTAAGGGGAAATTTCCCTTGCTTCttggaaatgttttaaagcagCTGTTTAGTGGAACACCGGTGggatctgcagcaaaatgttacAGCACGGAGGTGGCTGTTCCATCCCATCTCCCCCGTTTTTCCTGCCTCCCTCCGACAGTCGGCATTCCATGGTCTCTGAGCGTACCCAGCCCTCATTGGATTGTTTTGGGCTCTTGATCCCCCTTagggcttctctctcccttcctaaagctttttcaaacttttcagtccccctcctcccacccccttctTGCCCTCTGTTTTGGCTCTGTTTTGGCTACGTAAGCAATGGCACTCGCAGTGTAAACATCAGGAATGGAGGGAATGACTGTGGTTATAAACAGAGTAACAGGGATGTGGGCTTTCCAGAACTGTTTGAATTGGCTAATTTGCATATTTGGCTAATTTGTAAAGGGTAATTATCATTGGAAAATGTTACGGCGCCCTAGAGAGTGACCTGACTTCACATGCTGGTGCTACTTGGATTTTGTAAGCAAATCCCAACCACTTTGAAGCTGCCAATTCCCGTATTTGCAATTGGCACCCATTCATTGTTGCTAATGAACTTCTGGAAATGGAAAACtttccatggggtggggggtggggggaaaatccAGAATTTTTTCCATCTGCACTGAACCAGAAACATGGGCAGCTGCTATGTAGGTATACTCTCAACGAAAGCCCTGGAACAGATGAGttgaatttatattctgccctatcCCCGGAcgtctcagggtggctcacagaaGATTCAGTCCCCAGCAGGTGAAGAAGCTCTGCTAGAAACCTTGCGAGAGCTGCTGCCggaaatactgagctaaatggaccagtggtctgccttgacttaaggcagcttcctaccatCTCCCTTCTGTTTTGCAAGTATATTGAATGACAGAGGTTCCCAAATTGTGGTCCGCGAGCTTCGTTCAGGTGGTTTGCAACGGGCCTGTGAGGAACATTTAGAATCTGAGTGCTGTAGAATTTTATGGCATTCAATAAAAtgccatataagaaataaaagaagcaatagaaatacaattaagaaccgtagcacagcacattacagttGTGAAAACAGGCAGGAAAACTATGATTAAGTGACCCACCAAGGCCCTCAACAATTTTTAAGAGGTCCATATGGGGCGGggccaaaaaagtttgggaactccTCACTTTCCCTTGCCCCCAGTTTCTGCAGGCATCCTAGCCAATATTCAGAGTTGCCGTCCCTCGCTCCTGTTTTGCATTACACAGGCAGACTTCATTAACTTCTGGtttaatttattaaaaataaaataaaaccggtGGAACTTAGTCGTGGCTCACTACTTCAAAAGAACCCGGCGTCTCTTAATTGTGATGGCTTTCCGTCAGCTCCATCCCCTGCTCTGAATTAGTAATGTTGCTGACTTACTGTTTTAGAAGAGGAAGTCCTTGACCCGCTGGTGGGGAGAATTGTGGCTGCTCTGAACCTTTGCGGGTCCTTCAGCTCTGCCATATCCCCTGTGGATAATTAGAGGCATTTGAAGGTATTGCTGGAGAAGCCAATTTGTGTCTTTCACTTTGCATATTGTTGAAGCCTCATGAATTAATCATCGGCAGGGCCAAAAAATTAGCTCCCTCAGACGCACGTTTTT
The nucleotide sequence above comes from Zootoca vivipara chromosome 1, rZooViv1.1, whole genome shotgun sequence. Encoded proteins:
- the C1H2orf76 gene encoding UPF0538 protein C2orf76 homolog isoform X1 — translated: MWPFFVWYKRSSVSVLGNHHQLLYFMHNSACSLQVEVYQVGMYSEVASNPDWETVIISGRKMISYHTTFYFTGILINSLKRDLLSVYTMKILHQAHGSKTNELVVSLEDDDKLILAEDSTLKAAGIANETELAFFCMDDYRKYKANPVATW